The sequence CTCCGCAATCTCTGGTTTCAACACAACAGAATGCTTATTTTGTCAATCTGAACTGGACTGCTTCTACGGATACAGATGTTTTAGGATACAGGATATATATGAATGACTCAACAACGCCTGTTGCTATTACAAAGGGGACTTCTATAACGATAGATCACCTGAGTCCGTCTACAACCTATACATTTACAGTAAAAGCTTTTGATAAGGGATATCTGGAATCTCCATTCAGTAATACTGCTACAGCTACCACTATTGCTTCAGACTCCTATGCTGCCGATCTTATGATCACAAAGTATATATCAGGAACCAATAATGTGGCCAATACTATTAAGAATAACGCACTGGAAATTGTAAATAAAACGGGACATGAAGTTAATTTAAATAACTACAGAATTAATATTCAACTTAAAAATAACACTTCAGGAGCTATTTATAATGCAGATACTTATGAATTGGAGGGAAAAATAGGAAATAACGAAATTTTTGTAATCCTGAATCCCAAAGCTACTTTATCATGTTATTCCAATGACCAGGCTAAATTTGTAACGGCTTCTGATCCTATGACTTTCAAGGGAGAGAATTATGTAGAGCTTGCTTATAATAAAACAATTACTGTAGATGCGATTGGTACAAAATACGTATCCAATAGCAATGGCAATGTTTCATTATATAGAAAAAGTACCATTAATCAACCTAATAGTACATTCAGTATCGGAGAATGGGACTCTTATCCATCCAATTATTGTCAAAACCTTGGAACATTATCTACTACAGAGCTTATTGCATCCAAGGATAAAAAATTAGGAATATATCCCAACCCTGTATATGATCGTCTTTTTGTAAATGGAGAAATTGAAAAAATCAAAACGGCCCAGATCATTGACTTCTCGGGAAAAGTGATCTTTACAGAGAAAGATCCGTTCAGAAACAAGAAAGATATTTCTGTTCAGGCAATTCCTACAGGAACCTATATTCTAAGACTGGATGATCATGTACAACAGTTTATTAAGAAATAGTAACTAATATTTTAATGATACCCAACCTAACAGGTTTTTGAAACCTGTTAGGTTTTATTTTTTTAGAGATCGTAGTCTTAATCCTGCCAGGGTTTGAAATCCCAGCGAGGATAATAGCCCTGATAGTAGCGGTTACCCCACAGCAAGCAATGGGAGAAGAGGGGAGCGAGGAGTATGAGCGGATAGCAGGAAACAGCTTCTCAAATAAAAAAACAGTAAAGAAATTGAGTTAATATTCAACTTCTCATGAAAATTTTTCATTTATTTTGTCTTTGTCTAATTTTTTAATTTCACTTAAAGTCTTAAAAGCCTTATGTTTACTGTATAATTGATATAAGCAGATTCACTAATAATCAATATCTATAAGTGTTTCTGCTTATATTTTTTATTTATAAGTAATTATGCTTATATTTGCAGGATGATAGCGGTCATTACCGGTGATATTATAAATTCACAGCATGCAGACACTGAAGTTTGGATTACCAAGCTTAAAAATCTTCTCGACACCTGGGGAAGCGCTCCTTACACATGGGAGATCTACCGGGGGGATGAATTTCAGTTTAAATGCAGTATTGACTCTGTTTTCTGGCATTTTCTAGCCATAAAATCACTTATTAAGAGTCAGGAAAATCTGGATGTAAGAATGGCCATAGGGATTGGAGAAGAAAGCTTTTCTTCTGAAAAGATCACCGAATCCAACGGTACCGCTTATGTAAATTCCGGACGACTTCTGAATGACTTGAAGAGTGATGGGCATACGGTGGCTATAAAAACATCAAACGATTCTGTAGACAGAGATCTCAATATTTTATTGAAATGGTCATCCAAAGATTTTGACAATTGGACTATGGCTACCTCTGAAATCATTCATGAAATGATTATGAATCAAGATATTACCCAGGAAGATCTTGCTAAAAGATTTGCTATTTCACAGTCTTCTATCAGCCAGAGACTGAAACGAGCCAACTATGAGCTCATCGTGGAAACCAATCAGTATTTTAGAAAGAAAATTTCAGAACTATAGGCATGATCTTTATTAAACTCATATTGGCACATCTACTCGGAGATTTTATACTTCAGCCAAATGCATGGGTTGCTGATAAGGAGAACTATAAACTGAAAAGTAAGTATTTATACTTTCATGTTCTGATTCACATTGTTTTAAACCTCATTCTTCTTTGGGATCTGGAGCTTTGGTGGGTGGCTATTTTAGTGGGAGTTACTCACTTCATCATTGATGCTGCTAAACTTAGCTTCCAAACTGTAAAAACAAAAAAAAGATGGTTTTTCATCGATCAGATGCTTCATGTCTTAGTGATTGCAGGAGTGTCATTCTATTTCGCTGAATATAATTTCGCCTTTTTACAAAATCAGGAATTTTTAAAGATACTTATGGCAGCTTTGTTTCTGACAACACCGGCTTCTATTTTTATCAAAATCCTGCTATCATCCTGGACACCTGCTCCGGATGGCCCCAATACGATCCAAACCGAATCTTTATCAAGTGCCGGAAAATATATCGGAATTTTAGAACGTCTGCTGGTATTTACCTTTATTATGGTGAATCACTGGGAAGGCGTAGGTTTCATGGTGGCTGCCAAATCTGTTTTCAGATTCAGCGACCTTGCACAGGCAAAACAGAGAAAACTTACGGAATATGTATTAATTGGTACATTGTTAAGTTTTGGACTGGCTGTCTTAACAGGAATAATAATAAAGTAAATCAATAAATCTAACTACAATTTAGAAAGTAAAATTATGAGTCAAAAGAAAGAAATGTTGTACGAGGGAAAAGCAAAACAAGTATTTGCTACCGATAATCCTGATGAAGTAGTAGTACGTTTCAAAGACGATGCTACAGCATTTAACGCTCAAAAGAAAGGCCAGGTTGACCTTAAAGGAGAGATGAATAACGCCATCACAACCCTTATTTTTGAATATTTAAATGAAAAAGGAATCAAAACTCATTTCATTAAACAATTAGACGAAAGAGAGCAGTTGGTAAGAAAAGTATCTATCATTCCTTTGGAAATGGTGGTAAGAAACTACTCTGCGGGAAGCATGGCACAAAGATTAGGAGTGGAGGAAGGAATCAAATCGCCGGTAACCATCTTCGATATCTGCTATAAAAAAGACGAATTGGGAGATCCGCTTATCAATGATCACCACGCTGTTTTCTTAGGAGCTGCTACTTACGAAGAGCTTGATGAAATGTATGAATTAACATCAGACATTAATGAAATCCTTATCGACCTTTTTGATAAGATCAACATCATCCTGGTAGATTTCAAAATCGAATTAGGGAAAACTTCTGACGGGGAAATCATCTTAGCTGACGAAATTTCTCCTGATACTTGCAGACTTTGGGATAAAGATACCATGAAAAAGCTTGACAAAGATAGATTCAGAAGAGACTTAGGAGAAGTAACTGAGGCATATGTTGAAATTTACAACCGTCTTAAAAATCTTTTAAAGAAATAAGATTTCAGACACCAGATTTCAGATATCAGATGTTGGTACTGAAAATACTTTGTTAGTTAAAACAAAATTAAAATTTGAAGTTAGCTTTTAGTCTGAGATCTGAAATCTGACTTCTAAGATCTACAATTAGAAAAAATAGAAATGAAAAGTTTAGACATTCATAAAAGTGAATATTTAAAACAGTTTGAAAACCAGGTCTACGGAAGAAATCTCTTCAGAACTCAGGAAGAGGAAAGATTAGATGCTCCTAATGAAGAATGTGGAATCTTCGGACTCTATTCAGATGAAGATCTGGATACGTTTTCTCTTTCACAGTTCGGGCTTTTTGCATTACAGCACAGAGGCCAGGAAGCTTGTGGTATTTCCGTTTTAAAAGACGGAAGAATCACCAACATGAAAGATGAAGGATTGGTTTTAGACGTTTATAAAGACATTCAGGAACCTGAAGCTTTTATGGGAAATTCTGCAATTGGGCATACTCGTTATACCACTGCAGGAGATAAAAAGAAATATAACTTCCAGCCATTTTTCGCGAAAAACGAATATGACCAGATTATACTTTCTATAGCACACAACGGTAACCTTACCAATGCGAAAGAGTTAAAAAACGAATTAGAAGCTGAAGGTGTAGTTTTCAGAGCAACTTCCGATTCTGAGGTGATCTTAAGATTAATCCAGAAAAATCTTGATCTTGGGCTTCGTGGAGCCATTAAAGCTACTATGGAGAAGATTGAAGGAGCTTATTCCGTAGTAGGAATGACAAGAAATAAATTCTTCGCTTTCAGAGATTTCAATGGGATTCGTCCATTAGTTTTAGGAGCGATTAATGAAAATTCTTATGTAGTTGCTTCTGAATCTGTAGCATTAGATGCTGTAGGAGCTCAATATGTACGCGATATTCTTCCTGGAGAAATCATTTATACCAACGAAAATGAACCTGGAAAACTTCATTCTTATATGATGGATGAAGCCAAAGGAAAACAGAGAATCTGCTCTTTTGAATACATCTACTTCGCAAGACCTGACTCTACCTTAGAAAACATTAATGTTTATGAGATTAGAGAAAAATCGGGTGAAAAGATATGGGATCAAGCTCCTGTAGAAGCTGATTTGGTTATTGGGGTTCCGGATTCCGGAGTTCCTGCTGCCATCGGGTTTTCAAAAGCTTCAGGAATACCTTTCCGCCCTGTTTTAATTAAAAACAGATACATTGGAAGAAGTTTCATTGTTCCTACACAAGAAATGAGAGAAAGAGTAGTAAATCTTAAGCTTAATCCTATTATTTCAGAAATGAAAGATAAAAGGGTAGTTATTATTGATGACTCTATTGTTCGTGGAACAACATCTAAGAGGTTGGTTAAAATTTTAAAAGATGCAGGCGTAAAAGAGATTCACTTCAGAAGTGTTTCTCCACCCATTATTGCTCCATGTTATCTGGGAATTGATACTCCGTCAAAAGATGATCTGATCTCAGCAAACATGTCTACAGAAGAACTTAGAAACTATTTAGGAGTAGATTCTTTAGAGTTTTTAAGCATAGACAACCTAAAAGATATTTTAGGATCTTCTAATCACTGCTTTGGATGCTTTACAGAAGAATATCCGGTAGGAAAAGGAGAAGAGGTAGAACTATTTAATTAAAATATTTCTTACATATAATAGAGAGCCAGGTATTTACTATCTGGCTCTTTTTGTTGTATTATGTCATTCCGGGGAAATCTCAAGAATATTCATCTCGCTTCTCAGTATATTTGCCTCCATTCGGTCTGCTTTTTTTTCTCCAAAACGCCATAAAATGTAGCATAACCTTAATGTTCCGGTATTATAAAATACACCAGTAAGTTTTAATTTTATTAGATTAAAATTTCAGGAATATGAAGAACGCATTTTTATCAGGTATATTTATTATTGCCACTCAATTGTATTCAGCGCAGTCTTTTGATAACCAGGCACATCGTGGCGGAAAGTCTTTGTATCCGGAGAATACAATCCCGGCGATGAAAAATGCTTTACAAATGAATGTTACAACCCTCGAAATGGATCTGGCAATTACAAAAGATAAAAAAGTGATCCTTTCCCATGATTCATTTCTATCACCGGAGTTAATTACCAAACCAGATGGAACCTATATTCCGAAAGACTCAGGTTTTTACTATAAGATTTATGAAATGCCCTATGCAAAGATTCAGACATTTGATGTAGGATTAAAGAAACTTGAAAATTATCCTGATCAAAAGAAAGTGAAAGTTCAGAAACCTCTTTTTTCTGAAGTAATAGATGCTGTGGAAAACTATTCCCGTGAATTGAAAAGACCTTTACCTTATTATAATATAGAAACAAAGACACGCCCCTTTTCGGACAATATTTTTCATCCTGAGCCTAAAGAATTTGTAAATCTGATGATGAAGATTATTATAGAAAAAGGAATTCAGGATAGAGTTATTATTCAGTCTTTTGATCCCAGAACCCTTGAGATCATCCATAAAGAATATCCTAAAATGATGACCACTCTACTTGTAGAAGAAGTGAATGATAAAAAATTAGCACAACAACGGGCTAATTTCAAGAATATTCCTGTGGAAAAATTTAAATTATATCCGGATCACCTTAATGGAGTAGCAGGTGATATGAAATTTTTAAGTTTTACTCCAACCATTTATAGCCCAGAGCACAGGCTGGTTACTCCTGAGCTTGTACAGCAATGTCATGCATTAGGAATGAAAGTGATCCCATGGACTGTGAATACCAAAGAAAGACTACAGGCGTTGAAAGATATGGGAATTGATGGAGCAATCAGTGATGATCCCCGAATATTTGAATAAATATTCTCAAAAGGTTGAAAGAGATTCTTCATTTAACTCAGATTGACACCCCATATAAAATTATACATCAATATTGCAACAGCTACTTCACCAAAATATAAATAGCCGGAAGAAATTCTTCCGGCTATTTTATGCAATGCAGAAACCTGCATCTGAAGTTAAAAAATTGGTTTATTTTTTATTAGAACTTATAGTTCAGACCTAATTGGAAAACTCTGTTGTTGTTTTCAGCAGCTGGTCTGCTCTTATCGATCTTTGTTAAACTGTTAACATATCTTGCGCTGATCCCAATGTTATTGGTGATATCATATCCTAAACCAAGACCTAAACCGAAGTTGAATTTATTGATATCATCTTTATTAAGATCATCAGACTGAGATTGTGAGGTAGTTGTAGTTATTCCTCCTGTGGTAGATGCTACAGTAGCTTCTCCTTTAGTTTTACCGTTGATAAAGTAACTGAATTCAGGACCTGCTTCAACATAGAATTTATCCATAGGTCTCATCTGAACCATTAAAGGAACTGAAATATAGTTCATTGTTACTTTACTTTCTCCTTTAGTTTTTACAGTAGTTGCTCCTGTTGTTACTTCTGTTGAATAAGCTACATCTCTTGCCCCCATTTGGTTGTATAATACCTCCGGTTGGAAGCTGAATTGTTTAGAGATAGGAATGTTTACAAAAGCTCCGGCGTGGAAACCTAATTTCTGGCTGTTCATTCCGAATTTTTGCTCACTGAAATACGCTGAGTTACCTCCGGCTTTAATACCAAATCTTACAGGTTGAGCATCTTTTTTAAGAGGTGACGTATTTACAGTTGTTGATTCCTGAGCAAAGGCTAAAGTTCCAGCAGTTAATGCCAGTCCTAAAAATAACTTCTTCATAATTTTTATTTTTTAATTTTTACTACTTGTGATGGTCTTTCAACCATTCGCGGTTTATTTTGCAAAATGCTTGCCAAACTCAAAAAACCTAGATGTACAGGCTATTTCAATAGGTTTTTCAATTTAAAAAAGAATTATTATATTTTGTTTTATATAAAATATTTCAACATATAAGGAGTATTTATGATAAATTTTATGTTAAATCTATTCCATTTGGATGATATTTCTTAATTGAGAATATTTTTATTTCTTTAGTGATGAAAATCTTCAATTTATAAGTCTAATACCAAAAAAACAAAAACCAGGTATTGAAAAATACCTGGCCTACATCGAAAAATAATAAATATCTATTTGAATTTATAAGCTACACCCACCTGGAAGGCATTGTTTCTTACCTTGTAATCCCCATCAGTATCCTTCAGAATGTTGGTAAGACCTGCCGTAAATCTTGCTGTTACTCCAAAGTTTTGAGTAAAGTAATATCCTGCACCAATCCCTAATCCAAATTGGAATCTGTTATAAAGATCAGTATCTAATTTTTCAGAAAGACTTTCTTTAGTGATAACTGTTGAGCTCCCTGCTGACTTTCTGATTGTAGTTACATCATCACCCTTAAATCTTCCCCCCATCAAATATCCAAACTCAGGACCTGCCTCAACATAAAGCTGCGGAAGAATATTGTATTGAACCATCACCGGAAGAACAAGGTAATTAAAGTTTGCTTTATAATCAGAATCCCTTTTATAGCTGTAGTCAGCTACAAGATATCTTTCTCTTTCTTCTATTTTTGCCCCTAATTGGCTGAAAAGAAGTTCCGGTTGAATACTGAATTTTTCTGCCACCGGAATATTAACAAAGACTCCTGCATGAAAACCAGCTTTCATTTTATTTTCATCATCATGATACTCACCATTGTTATTGTTCTCAGAAACAGTAGATAGATTTAATCCTCCTTTCACTCCAAAAGTAATAGGAGAAGATGATTTGGTTTTTTCCTGTGCATTAATAAAAAGGCTTCCTGCAAATGCCAATCCTATGAATATTTTTTTCATGGTTATAAAATTTAAATTTTCTCTCTGGCTGCATCAAAAGTCCCGCCAAAGAGACAAAAATGATAAAAATCATGTAAAAGCGAAAAAGTCAGATTTAACAAGTAAACCTGACTTTTTCTATTGAAATCAAAATGTATTCTAAATTATTGGAAAATATAAAATTATATTTCCGTTATCTGCCTTTCAGTTTCTTAAATCAACTTCCAACAAATATTTTAAGCCATCAATAATTACTTTTCAATTTTAAAATCCTAAAGTAAAAAAATACAGGTTTAAAATGATTTCTAAACAGATATAATTAGTACTCTATAGGCAAATTCCTTGCCAAAAAATTAAAAATGAAATTTGGAAATAAAAAAACCGGATTAAATAGATAATCCGGTTATATTTTTGTTATTAAAGCTAAGTGCCAGGCTTAGAATTTATAGGCTAAACCAACTTGGAATGCTCCGTTTTTAGCAGAATCACCACCGATTCTGTCTTTAACGATATCAGTTAATCCAGCAACATATCTTACGTTAACTCCGATGTTAGGAGTGAAGTAATATCCTGCACCAAGACCAAGTCCGAAATCAAAAGTCTTCAATCCGTCTTTAATATCTAAAGAACCGTTATTATCTTTTGCTTTAGCGCTTACTAGGAATCCAAATTGAGGACCAGCTTCTAAATATAGATTAGGTAGTGCGTTATATTGGAACATTACCGGTACTGCGATATAATCTAGATTAATTTTATCGCTGCTATCATATTTAGATTTAGCACCCATACCACTATATAATACTTCCGGTTGTACAGAGAAATCCTGAGCTACTGGAATAGTAGCGAATAAACCTCCATAAAATCCAGCTTTTGAATTAGCGTTATAGTTAGAAACAGTTGAAACGTTAAGACCAGCTTTAATCCCGAATCTAACTGGAGAAGATGATGCTGTATTGCTTGAAGTTTTTTGTGCGAAAGAGAAAGTACCTGCTACTAATGCAAGACCAAAAAGAATCTTTTTCATAAGTTTTTATTTAATAGTTTTTAAGTTTTGTTTAACAATTTCTTTATCTTCAAATTGCGTGCCAAAAATACAAATTCCCTTTATTTATCTTTATGATAGGGTATTAGTCATTAAATTTTAAAGAATTACACTAATAAAAAAAACTATATTTCATTAACACAATTTAAGATTGTAATAAAAAAAGACCAGATTAAATTTTAATCTGATCTTTTATTGAATATAAAATTTGTTACTGAATGTTTAAGAAGCTTATTTAAATTTATAAGCTAATCCTACCTGGAATACATTATTTCTTGTTGCATCAGATCCACTAGGTCTGTTTTTAGCAATATCTGTTAAACCTGCAACGTATCTTGCAGTGATTCCCAGATTAGGAGTGAAATAATATCCTGCACCTAAGCCAATAC is a genomic window of Chryseobacterium nakagawai containing:
- a CDS encoding endonuclease; its protein translation is MKKILLPILLISCYISAQAPAGYYNGTAGLTGYALKSKIHDIISAKMVNWHYDDLPNLYNQTDLDKYYDHDSSNTEYLLDIYSEIPSGPDAYEYKSNQMISGANAEGLGYNREHMMPQSTFSTSSKISDYPMYSDLNFIIPADARINQLRNNYPYGIAGTTNYYTFTNTSKISKAAIPNYPYAGRVYEPIDEFKGDVARTLLYFAVRYEGKLGSFNTAYSTSATITPATDQCPLDGTEERAIDLPYVAMLKQWSAMDPVSQREIDRNNAIYAIQKNRNPFIDHPEWIDMIWSETPDNIAPAAPQSLVSTQQNAYFVNLNWTASTDTDVLGYRIYMNDSTTPVAITKGTSITIDHLSPSTTYTFTVKAFDKGYLESPFSNTATATTIASDSYAADLMITKYISGTNNVANTIKNNALEIVNKTGHEVNLNNYRINIQLKNNTSGAIYNADTYELEGKIGNNEIFVILNPKATLSCYSNDQAKFVTASDPMTFKGENYVELAYNKTITVDAIGTKYVSNSNGNVSLYRKSTINQPNSTFSIGEWDSYPSNYCQNLGTLSTTELIASKDKKLGIYPNPVYDRLFVNGEIEKIKTAQIIDFSGKVIFTEKDPFRNKKDISVQAIPTGTYILRLDDHVQQFIKK
- a CDS encoding SatD family protein — translated: MIAVITGDIINSQHADTEVWITKLKNLLDTWGSAPYTWEIYRGDEFQFKCSIDSVFWHFLAIKSLIKSQENLDVRMAIGIGEESFSSEKITESNGTAYVNSGRLLNDLKSDGHTVAIKTSNDSVDRDLNILLKWSSKDFDNWTMATSEIIHEMIMNQDITQEDLAKRFAISQSSISQRLKRANYELIVETNQYFRKKISEL
- a CDS encoding DUF3307 domain-containing protein, with translation MIFIKLILAHLLGDFILQPNAWVADKENYKLKSKYLYFHVLIHIVLNLILLWDLELWWVAILVGVTHFIIDAAKLSFQTVKTKKRWFFIDQMLHVLVIAGVSFYFAEYNFAFLQNQEFLKILMAALFLTTPASIFIKILLSSWTPAPDGPNTIQTESLSSAGKYIGILERLLVFTFIMVNHWEGVGFMVAAKSVFRFSDLAQAKQRKLTEYVLIGTLLSFGLAVLTGIIIK
- the purC gene encoding phosphoribosylaminoimidazolesuccinocarboxamide synthase, translating into MSQKKEMLYEGKAKQVFATDNPDEVVVRFKDDATAFNAQKKGQVDLKGEMNNAITTLIFEYLNEKGIKTHFIKQLDEREQLVRKVSIIPLEMVVRNYSAGSMAQRLGVEEGIKSPVTIFDICYKKDELGDPLINDHHAVFLGAATYEELDEMYELTSDINEILIDLFDKINIILVDFKIELGKTSDGEIILADEISPDTCRLWDKDTMKKLDKDRFRRDLGEVTEAYVEIYNRLKNLLKK
- the purF gene encoding amidophosphoribosyltransferase; amino-acid sequence: MKSLDIHKSEYLKQFENQVYGRNLFRTQEEERLDAPNEECGIFGLYSDEDLDTFSLSQFGLFALQHRGQEACGISVLKDGRITNMKDEGLVLDVYKDIQEPEAFMGNSAIGHTRYTTAGDKKKYNFQPFFAKNEYDQIILSIAHNGNLTNAKELKNELEAEGVVFRATSDSEVILRLIQKNLDLGLRGAIKATMEKIEGAYSVVGMTRNKFFAFRDFNGIRPLVLGAINENSYVVASESVALDAVGAQYVRDILPGEIIYTNENEPGKLHSYMMDEAKGKQRICSFEYIYFARPDSTLENINVYEIREKSGEKIWDQAPVEADLVIGVPDSGVPAAIGFSKASGIPFRPVLIKNRYIGRSFIVPTQEMRERVVNLKLNPIISEMKDKRVVIIDDSIVRGTTSKRLVKILKDAGVKEIHFRSVSPPIIAPCYLGIDTPSKDDLISANMSTEELRNYLGVDSLEFLSIDNLKDILGSSNHCFGCFTEEYPVGKGEEVELFN
- a CDS encoding glycerophosphodiester phosphodiesterase family protein, which encodes MKNAFLSGIFIIATQLYSAQSFDNQAHRGGKSLYPENTIPAMKNALQMNVTTLEMDLAITKDKKVILSHDSFLSPELITKPDGTYIPKDSGFYYKIYEMPYAKIQTFDVGLKKLENYPDQKKVKVQKPLFSEVIDAVENYSRELKRPLPYYNIETKTRPFSDNIFHPEPKEFVNLMMKIIIEKGIQDRVIIQSFDPRTLEIIHKEYPKMMTTLLVEEVNDKKLAQQRANFKNIPVEKFKLYPDHLNGVAGDMKFLSFTPTIYSPEHRLVTPELVQQCHALGMKVIPWTVNTKERLQALKDMGIDGAISDDPRIFE
- a CDS encoding porin family protein, whose product is MKKLFLGLALTAGTLAFAQESTTVNTSPLKKDAQPVRFGIKAGGNSAYFSEQKFGMNSQKLGFHAGAFVNIPISKQFSFQPEVLYNQMGARDVAYSTEVTTGATTVKTKGESKVTMNYISVPLMVQMRPMDKFYVEAGPEFSYFINGKTKGEATVASTTGGITTTTSQSQSDDLNKDDINKFNFGLGLGLGYDITNNIGISARYVNSLTKIDKSRPAAENNNRVFQLGLNYKF
- a CDS encoding porin family protein, which encodes MKKIFIGLAFAGSLFINAQEKTKSSSPITFGVKGGLNLSTVSENNNNGEYHDDENKMKAGFHAGVFVNIPVAEKFSIQPELLFSQLGAKIEERERYLVADYSYKRDSDYKANFNYLVLPVMVQYNILPQLYVEAGPEFGYLMGGRFKGDDVTTIRKSAGSSTVITKESLSEKLDTDLYNRFQFGLGIGAGYYFTQNFGVTARFTAGLTNILKDTDGDYKVRNNAFQVGVAYKFK
- a CDS encoding porin family protein, whose protein sequence is MKKILFGLALVAGTFSFAQKTSSNTASSSPVRFGIKAGLNVSTVSNYNANSKAGFYGGLFATIPVAQDFSVQPEVLYSGMGAKSKYDSSDKINLDYIAVPVMFQYNALPNLYLEAGPQFGFLVSAKAKDNNGSLDIKDGLKTFDFGLGLGAGYYFTPNIGVNVRYVAGLTDIVKDRIGGDSAKNGAFQVGLAYKF